In Kwoniella newhampshirensis strain CBS 13917 chromosome 2, whole genome shotgun sequence, one DNA window encodes the following:
- a CDS encoding thymidylate kinase, with protein sequence MAISSSSTSGRGAFIVFEGLDRCGKSTQVARLVDKLERDGHKARLQKFPDRTTAIGKMIDAYLQSKAEMDDHAIHLLFAANRWECAAAIRRDLDDGVTVIADRYAFSGIAFSSAKGLPFTFCLPPDTALPLPDITLYLTLPPSVASQRSAFGVERYETVAIQTAVREQFGLVANEVKKRHGDGRWVEVSAEGSIEEVESRIWGLVDSVVNGGVDGTVGELWVEQ encoded by the exons ATGGCCatatcgtcgtcatcgacctcaGGCCGAGGCGccttcatcgtctttgAAGGACTGGACAGATGTGGTAAATCCACCCAGGTAGCTCGATTGGTCGACAAACTagagagagatggtcaTAAAGCGAGACTACAAAAGTTTCCCG ATCGGACGACGGCGATCGGCAAGATGATAGATGCATATCTTCAATCGAAAgccgagatggacgatcaCGcgatccacctcctcttcgctgcCAACCGATGGGAATGTGC CGCTGCCATTCGACGAGACTTGGATGATGGGGTAACCGTGATTGCCGATCGCTATGCCTTCTCAGGTATCGCCTTTTCCTCtgccaag GGCCTCCCATTTACTTTCTGCCTTCCACCCGACACCGCCCTCCCTTTGCCCGACATAACACTCTACCTCACCCTCCCACCCTCAGTCGCCTCACAACGATCCGCGTTCGGCGTAGAACGCTATGAGACAGTCGCGATTCAGACAGCCGTGAGAGAACAGTTCGGGCTCGTGGCCAAcgaagtgaagaagagacacggggatgggagatgggtgGAGGTCTCAGCAGAGGGGAGTATAGAAGAGGTAGAATCTAGGATATGGGGTCTGGTCGATAGTGTGGTTAATG